The Metabacillus sediminilitoris genome window below encodes:
- a CDS encoding EYxxD motif small membrane protein, with product MFLEYFTDMSFLLIALIGGIIAILFVYFKKRRV from the coding sequence ATGTTTTTAGAATATTTTACTGATATGTCATTTCTTTTGATTGCATTAATCGGCGGGATTATTGCGATATTATTCGTGTATTTTAAGAAACGCCGTGTTTAA
- the purM gene encoding phosphoribosylformylglycinamidine cyclo-ligase, with protein MSDVYKQAGVDIEAGYEAVSRMKKHVAKTMRAGVMGGLGGFGGMFDLSELNYKKPVLVSGTDGVGTKLKLAFMADKHDSIGIDAVAMCVNDILAQGAEPLFFLDYLGLGKAIPEKIEQIVKGIADGCEQSGCALVGGETAEMPGVYDEDEYDVAGFSVGVVEKEKIVTGENIEAGHVLIGLSSSGIHSNGFSLVRKILLEDQKLDLQTVYEPFTENLGEVLLTPTRIYVKPVLDVINKYQIDGMAHITGGGFIENIPRMLPEGLGADIDFGSWPIPKVFDFLQEKGELKQEEMFNVFNMGIGFVLAVKEELIHDVIKQLEANGEKAYIIGRVKQGSGVSFGGGAFK; from the coding sequence ATGTCCGATGTTTATAAACAAGCTGGTGTAGATATTGAAGCGGGTTATGAAGCTGTTTCAAGAATGAAAAAACATGTAGCCAAAACAATGCGTGCAGGTGTGATGGGTGGACTTGGCGGATTTGGCGGAATGTTCGATTTAAGTGAATTAAATTATAAAAAACCAGTGCTCGTATCAGGTACAGATGGAGTAGGAACAAAGTTAAAGCTTGCGTTCATGGCTGACAAGCATGATTCAATTGGGATCGATGCTGTTGCGATGTGTGTGAATGATATATTAGCACAAGGTGCAGAACCATTATTTTTCTTAGATTACTTAGGGCTTGGAAAAGCAATACCTGAAAAAATTGAGCAAATTGTTAAGGGAATTGCCGATGGTTGTGAGCAATCCGGATGTGCATTAGTAGGCGGAGAAACAGCCGAAATGCCTGGAGTGTATGATGAGGACGAGTATGACGTTGCAGGCTTCTCAGTTGGAGTAGTTGAAAAAGAAAAAATTGTAACTGGTGAAAACATTGAGGCAGGACATGTTTTAATTGGTCTTTCATCTAGCGGGATCCACAGTAACGGTTTTTCGTTAGTTCGTAAAATTCTCCTTGAGGATCAAAAACTTGATTTGCAAACTGTTTATGAACCATTTACAGAAAACTTAGGTGAAGTTTTATTAACACCAACAAGAATTTATGTGAAACCAGTATTAGACGTGATAAATAAATATCAAATCGATGGTATGGCACATATTACAGGTGGTGGATTTATCGAGAATATCCCGCGGATGCTTCCTGAAGGATTGGGTGCTGACATTGATTTTGGCTCATGGCCAATTCCTAAAGTTTTTGATTTCCTTCAAGAAAAAGGCGAACTGAAACAAGAAGAAATGTTCAATGTTTTTAATATGGGGATTGGATTTGTTCTTGCTGTCAAAGAGGAACTCATTCATGATGTTATCAAGCAATTAGAAGCAAACGGTGAAAAAGCATATATAATTGGACGAGTAAAACAAGGATCAGGAGTTTCATTTGGTGGGGGAGCTTTTAAATGA
- a CDS encoding YerC/YecD family TrpR-related protein encodes MQIEKLRGKELDQLFKSVLSLKDLEECYRFFDDLCTVNEIQSLAQRLEVARMLREGYTYHKIETETGASTATISRVKRCLNYGNDAYSMALERVQKETTE; translated from the coding sequence ATGCAAATTGAAAAGCTTCGTGGCAAAGAACTTGATCAGCTTTTTAAATCCGTTTTGTCTTTAAAAGACTTAGAAGAATGTTATCGTTTTTTTGATGACCTATGTACAGTTAATGAAATCCAATCGCTTGCACAAAGGCTAGAGGTTGCTAGAATGCTGCGAGAAGGATACACATATCATAAGATTGAAACAGAAACGGGTGCAAGCACAGCAACCATCTCACGAGTTAAGAGATGCTTAAATTATGGAAATGATGCCTATTCAATGGCTCTAGAGCGAGTACAAAAAGAAACAACTGAATAG
- a CDS encoding adenine deaminase C-terminal domain-containing protein produces MPEKNFQWRISQLRKHIDVLTNNNAPTIVLKNATYLNSYLRQWVKANIWIYGDRIVYVGDNLPEKTTNTEMIDCVNKVIVPGYIEPHAHPFNLYNPHTLAKYVSQTGTTTLICDNLFFLLHCEKKKALSILDDMDKLPFHFYWWARFDLQTEVHWEEKIFSHEFLDKWLEHKSVIQGGELTSWPKLLDGDDWILYWLQETKRRGIRIEGHLPGASENTIMKMKLLGVDSDHESMTGKDVINRLKMGYTAAVRHSSIRPDLEKLLKEVQDEGLTSYDHMYYTTDGATPTFYEKGMINRCIKIALECNVPAIDAYNMATFNIAKYYQIEDTIGVIAPGRMATLNILDGIDQPNPVSVMSKGSWIVKDGHPQEVKDHVDWSKYGLQPARLNWDLTIDDLQFSMPLGMKMRNAVIMEPYSIKIDSTANELSQDHDESFLVLIDRNGEWRINTFLKGFAQHVQGFASSYSATGDILIIGKNKTEMIAAYKRMKEIGGGIVLTENGKVLFEMPLQLDGSASTSDLEEVMYCQQNLYLILKERGYHFDDPIYSLSFFSATHLPYIRLTPRGIFDVMKKTVLFPTIMR; encoded by the coding sequence ATGCCCGAGAAAAATTTTCAATGGAGAATTAGTCAATTACGTAAACATATAGATGTTTTGACGAACAACAATGCCCCAACGATTGTTTTAAAAAATGCAACCTATCTTAATTCATATTTACGTCAATGGGTTAAAGCGAATATCTGGATATACGGCGATCGAATTGTATATGTCGGTGACAATTTACCAGAAAAGACGACAAATACTGAAATGATTGATTGTGTGAACAAGGTGATTGTACCAGGATATATTGAGCCACATGCTCACCCGTTCAATTTATATAATCCCCATACATTAGCAAAGTATGTGTCACAAACAGGAACCACTACATTGATATGTGATAACCTTTTCTTCCTTTTACATTGCGAAAAAAAGAAAGCGCTTTCTATATTGGATGATATGGATAAACTGCCGTTTCATTTTTATTGGTGGGCTAGATTTGACTTGCAAACAGAGGTTCATTGGGAAGAAAAAATTTTCTCCCATGAATTTTTGGATAAATGGCTTGAGCATAAATCAGTTATTCAAGGCGGTGAGTTAACGAGTTGGCCTAAGCTATTGGATGGTGATGACTGGATTTTATACTGGCTGCAGGAAACGAAGCGAAGAGGGATCAGAATTGAAGGTCACTTACCTGGGGCTTCAGAAAATACAATCATGAAAATGAAACTATTAGGTGTTGATAGTGATCATGAATCGATGACTGGAAAAGATGTTATAAACAGATTGAAAATGGGTTATACAGCTGCTGTTCGACATTCATCGATTAGACCTGATTTAGAAAAGCTATTAAAAGAGGTGCAGGATGAGGGTTTAACATCATATGACCATATGTACTATACAACAGATGGAGCGACACCAACTTTTTATGAAAAAGGAATGATTAATCGTTGTATTAAAATAGCCTTAGAATGCAATGTTCCAGCAATAGATGCATACAATATGGCAACATTTAATATCGCAAAATATTATCAAATTGAAGATACAATAGGTGTTATTGCACCTGGTCGAATGGCTACTTTAAATATTTTAGATGGAATTGATCAGCCTAATCCGGTGTCTGTCATGTCAAAAGGTTCATGGATCGTAAAAGATGGTCACCCTCAAGAAGTAAAAGATCATGTAGATTGGAGTAAGTATGGTTTGCAGCCAGCAAGATTAAATTGGGATCTGACAATTGATGATTTACAATTCTCGATGCCTCTAGGTATGAAAATGCGAAACGCAGTAATAATGGAACCATACTCCATTAAGATTGATAGTACAGCAAATGAGCTATCCCAAGATCATGATGAAAGCTTCTTAGTTTTAATTGATCGTAATGGCGAGTGGAGAATCAATACCTTCTTAAAAGGATTTGCTCAGCATGTACAGGGATTTGCAAGCTCATATTCCGCAACAGGTGATATTCTAATTATTGGAAAAAATAAAACCGAAATGATAGCAGCATATAAACGAATGAAGGAAATTGGCGGGGGGATTGTATTAACAGAGAATGGAAAGGTATTATTCGAAATGCCTTTGCAGCTAGATGGAAGTGCTTCAACGAGTGATCTTGAAGAGGTCATGTACTGTCAGCAAAATCTTTATTTAATACTAAAGGAAAGAGGCTATCATTTTGATGACCCGATATATTCGTTGTCATTCTTTTCAGCAACGCATTTACCGTATATTCGTTTAACACCGCGTGGAATATTTGATGTCATGAAAAAAACGGTACTCTTTCCAACAATAATGCGTTAA
- a CDS encoding YgaP family membrane protein, with the protein MIRPNIGIINALVRITCGLSLLAWATSKYCKKPWRDSYLIAIVLGAMKVGEGIVRFCPITYLFENSNMDFFDDDFEEDDEKFVYNPS; encoded by the coding sequence TTGATTCGACCAAACATTGGAATCATCAACGCATTAGTAAGAATTACATGCGGGCTTTCCTTATTAGCTTGGGCTACATCTAAATATTGCAAAAAACCTTGGAGAGATTCCTATTTAATTGCTATCGTACTTGGCGCAATGAAGGTAGGCGAAGGAATCGTGCGTTTCTGTCCAATCACATACTTGTTTGAAAATTCGAATATGGATTTTTTTGATGATGATTTTGAGGAAGATGATGAAAAATTCGTATACAATCCCTCGTAA
- a CDS encoding heptaprenylglyceryl phosphate synthase encodes MYDINEWKHVFKLDPDKEITDEDLEKICESGTDAIIVGGSDNITEDNVLNIMSRIRRYLIPCVLEVSTAESIIPGFDLYFIPTVLNSRSTNWIIDLHHEAVKEFGDIMNWDELLVEGYCILNPDCKAATLSEANADLSIDDVVAYARVAENMFNLPIFYLEYSGKLGDISVVEKTKKVLTNTKLFYGGGISSAEEAERFAQFADVVVIGNIIYTDLHAALQTVKAVK; translated from the coding sequence ATGTATGATATTAATGAGTGGAAACATGTGTTTAAACTCGATCCAGATAAAGAGATTACGGATGAAGATTTAGAGAAAATTTGTGAATCCGGTACAGATGCAATTATTGTCGGTGGAAGCGATAATATTACGGAAGATAACGTATTGAATATTATGTCTAGGATTAGACGCTATTTAATTCCATGTGTACTGGAGGTTTCAACGGCAGAATCAATTATCCCTGGTTTTGACTTATATTTCATCCCGACTGTCTTAAATAGTAGAAGTACAAATTGGATTATTGATTTACATCATGAAGCAGTGAAGGAATTTGGAGACATTATGAATTGGGATGAGCTCCTTGTAGAAGGGTATTGTATTTTAAATCCAGATTGTAAGGCCGCTACCTTGTCTGAGGCAAATGCTGATCTTTCCATCGATGATGTGGTCGCATATGCACGTGTAGCGGAAAATATGTTTAACCTGCCAATCTTTTATTTAGAGTATAGCGGAAAACTAGGAGATATCTCAGTTGTTGAGAAAACAAAAAAGGTATTAACAAATACGAAGCTTTTTTACGGTGGGGGTATCTCATCAGCAGAGGAAGCGGAACGATTTGCACAATTTGCAGATGTTGTCGTTATAGGAAATATTATTTACACAGATTTACATGCAGCTTTACAAACTGTTAAGGCTGTTAAATAA
- a CDS encoding DUF3048 domain-containing protein translates to MSKGKFSLAILSMLLIISACSNKEDQRSTSKEEANQQEEEIVAVEVDGKIVFPLTGLAVQEGELDQRPVAVMINNHPNARPQSGLHKADVVYEALAEGNITRFLAIFQSEIPDVIGPVRSAREYYVDLSKGFNALYINHGWSPSAKEKLEAGEAEYLNGLFYDGTLFWRADHRKAPHNSYISNENIAKGAEFNHFEMTAKVEPYEFLTEEEVVNLKGEQANKFVIKYDNSQTWHAAYEYNQTKHSYRRYSGNEQTVDLESEEPITLSNILVVEMDHNLIDDYGRRGIDLTSGGKAILLQNGLKQDVEWENIDGRILPVNNGEIVKFVPGRTWINIVPNIEDTFSIQS, encoded by the coding sequence TTGAGTAAGGGAAAATTCTCATTAGCCATTTTGTCAATGTTATTAATAATAAGCGCCTGCAGCAACAAGGAAGATCAACGTTCAACATCAAAAGAGGAAGCTAATCAGCAAGAGGAAGAAATAGTTGCTGTTGAAGTAGATGGCAAAATCGTTTTCCCCCTTACTGGTCTGGCAGTTCAAGAAGGTGAGCTAGATCAACGTCCTGTAGCTGTTATGATAAATAATCATCCAAATGCAAGACCACAATCAGGTCTCCATAAAGCAGATGTTGTATATGAAGCCCTTGCAGAGGGGAATATTACAAGATTTTTAGCGATATTCCAAAGTGAGATTCCAGATGTTATTGGTCCTGTTAGAAGTGCAAGAGAATATTATGTTGATTTAAGTAAAGGCTTTAATGCTCTCTATATAAATCATGGTTGGAGCCCGTCAGCTAAAGAGAAGCTTGAGGCAGGCGAGGCAGAATATTTAAATGGATTATTTTATGATGGTACACTATTTTGGAGAGCAGACCATCGAAAAGCACCACATAATTCATATATCTCAAATGAAAATATTGCAAAAGGTGCAGAGTTTAATCATTTTGAAATGACGGCTAAGGTTGAGCCATATGAGTTTCTTACAGAAGAAGAAGTGGTAAATTTAAAAGGGGAACAAGCAAATAAGTTTGTTATTAAATATGACAATTCCCAAACATGGCATGCGGCATATGAGTATAATCAAACTAAACATAGCTATAGACGATATAGTGGGAATGAACAAACGGTTGATTTAGAAAGTGAAGAACCGATTACATTAAGTAATATTTTAGTCGTTGAAATGGACCATAATTTAATAGATGATTATGGGAGAAGAGGAATCGATTTAACGTCAGGCGGCAAAGCAATTCTCCTCCAAAATGGCCTGAAACAAGACGTTGAATGGGAAAACATTGATGGTCGAATCTTACCTGTCAATAATGGGGAGATTGTAAAATTTGTTCCTGGACGTACATGGATAAATATTGTACCAAACATTGAAGATACATTTTCAATTCAATCGTAA
- the purN gene encoding phosphoribosylglycinamide formyltransferase produces MKKIAVFASGNGSNFQAILDQIKLGAIDSEIGLLVCDKPQAGVVERAKSAEIPVFCFVPKEYETKADFEREILAALQEHQIDLVILAGYMRLIGSTLLEAYQNKIVNIHPSLLPAFPGKDAIGQAFEAGVKVTGVTVHFVDAGMDTGPIIAQEAIDITEEDTIEMVAEKIHQVEHSLYPKVIKELVSK; encoded by the coding sequence ATGAAGAAAATAGCTGTTTTTGCATCAGGAAATGGCAGTAATTTTCAAGCAATACTTGATCAAATTAAGCTAGGGGCAATCGATTCAGAGATTGGTCTTCTTGTTTGTGATAAGCCTCAAGCTGGTGTAGTAGAGCGTGCAAAATCAGCAGAAATACCGGTTTTTTGTTTTGTGCCAAAGGAATATGAAACAAAGGCAGATTTTGAAAGAGAAATATTAGCTGCTTTACAGGAACATCAAATTGATCTTGTTATTCTCGCAGGCTATATGCGGTTAATTGGTTCAACTTTGTTGGAAGCATATCAAAATAAAATTGTGAATATACACCCTTCTTTATTACCAGCGTTTCCAGGGAAAGATGCAATTGGCCAAGCCTTTGAAGCAGGTGTAAAAGTAACTGGTGTTACCGTTCACTTTGTCGATGCAGGCATGGATACAGGTCCAATCATTGCCCAGGAAGCAATCGATATAACTGAGGAAGATACAATTGAGATGGTTGCAGAAAAAATCCATCAAGTTGAACATTCTTTATATCCGAAGGTGATTAAAGAATTAGTGTCAAAATAA
- the purH gene encoding bifunctional phosphoribosylaminoimidazolecarboxamide formyltransferase/IMP cyclohydrolase: protein MAVKRALVSVSNKENLVPFVKELIQLGVEVISTGGTKSLLEENGLNVIGISEVTGFPEIMDGRVKTLHPNIHGGLLAVRNNPSHMDQLKENNIETIDLVVVNLYPFKETISKPDVQFQDAIENIDIGGPSMLRSAAKNHEDVTVLVDPQDYSVVLEELKKSGEVSLVQKQRLAAKVFRHTASYDALIAEFLTKTIGEEDPETVTYTFEKKQSLRYGENPHQKATFYQKPFVPVASIANAKQLHGKELSFNNIKDADAALQIVREFTEPAAVAVKHMNPCGVGVGTSTLEAYTRCYEADPTSIFGGIVALNHEVDLATAEKLHEIFLEIVIAPSFSQEALDVLTSKKNLRLLTIEVTAASKPEKQLQSVHGGLLVQDEDTMSLDQAEITIPTKREPSEEEWKDLKLAWKVVKHVKSNAIVLAKDEMTVGVGAGQMNRVGSAKIAIEQAGEKAKGSALGSDAFFPMSDTVEAAAKAGITAIIQPGGSIRDEDSIRMADEYGIAMVFTGVRHFKH from the coding sequence ATGGCAGTCAAACGCGCGCTTGTTAGTGTGTCAAATAAAGAAAATCTCGTACCTTTTGTAAAAGAATTAATTCAATTAGGTGTTGAAGTTATCTCAACAGGTGGAACGAAATCATTACTAGAAGAAAACGGTCTGAATGTAATTGGTATTTCTGAAGTGACTGGATTTCCAGAAATCATGGACGGGCGTGTAAAGACACTTCACCCAAATATTCACGGAGGTTTATTGGCAGTTCGAAATAATCCTAGTCATATGGACCAGTTAAAAGAAAATAACATCGAAACAATTGATCTTGTTGTCGTAAATCTTTACCCATTCAAAGAAACGATTTCAAAGCCTGATGTTCAATTCCAGGATGCAATTGAAAATATTGATATCGGCGGTCCATCAATGCTGCGTTCTGCTGCTAAAAACCACGAGGATGTCACAGTATTAGTTGATCCACAAGATTACAGTGTAGTATTAGAAGAATTAAAAAAATCTGGTGAAGTATCATTAGTGCAAAAACAACGTTTAGCGGCAAAGGTATTTAGACATACTGCTTCATATGATGCATTAATTGCGGAATTTTTAACAAAAACAATTGGTGAAGAAGATCCAGAAACAGTTACTTATACATTTGAGAAAAAACAATCTTTACGATATGGAGAAAACCCTCATCAAAAAGCAACATTCTACCAGAAGCCATTCGTTCCAGTTGCTTCTATTGCAAATGCAAAACAGCTTCATGGGAAAGAGCTTTCATTCAATAATATTAAAGATGCAGATGCAGCTCTACAAATCGTTCGTGAATTTACTGAACCAGCTGCTGTTGCAGTTAAACACATGAACCCATGTGGTGTGGGTGTAGGCACTTCAACATTAGAAGCATATACACGATGCTATGAAGCCGATCCTACATCAATTTTTGGTGGAATTGTAGCACTAAATCATGAGGTTGATTTAGCGACGGCTGAAAAGCTTCATGAAATTTTCCTTGAAATTGTTATTGCACCTTCCTTCAGCCAAGAAGCATTAGATGTATTAACAAGTAAGAAAAATCTACGTCTATTAACGATTGAAGTAACTGCTGCTTCAAAACCTGAAAAACAACTTCAGTCCGTTCATGGAGGATTGCTTGTACAAGACGAAGATACAATGTCTCTTGATCAAGCTGAAATCACCATTCCAACAAAACGTGAGCCTTCTGAAGAAGAGTGGAAGGATTTAAAATTAGCTTGGAAAGTAGTTAAGCATGTAAAATCCAATGCAATTGTTCTAGCAAAAGATGAAATGACAGTCGGTGTGGGTGCTGGCCAAATGAACCGCGTTGGATCAGCGAAAATTGCGATTGAACAAGCTGGAGAAAAAGCAAAAGGCAGCGCGTTAGGTTCTGATGCATTTTTTCCAATGTCAGATACTGTAGAAGCAGCAGCTAAAGCAGGAATCACTGCAATCATTCAACCAGGCGGATCGATCCGTGATGAAGATTCAATTCGCATGGCTGATGAATATGGAATCGCCATGGTATTTACAGGAGTACGTCATTTTAAACATTAA
- the purD gene encoding phosphoribosylamine--glycine ligase produces MKVLIIGQGGREHALVWKAAQSNLVEEVFVAPGNDGMNELATRVAISENDNKGLLDFAKEQNIDLTIVGPEVPLLNGIVNDFEEAGLKVFGPRKEAALIEGSKNFAKELMVKYNIPTADYQTFTDVNEAKAYVEEKGAPIVIKADGLAAGKGVTVAETIDVALETLTEMLEDAKFGEASSSVVVEEFLAGEEFSLMAFVKGENVYPMVIAQDHKRAYDNDEGPNTGGMGAYSPVPQIPQAVVDTAVETILKPAAKALVSEGRSFTGILYAGLILTNDGPKVIEFNARFGDPETQVVLPRLESDLVESLLAILDDKHVDLVWSSRAVLGVVLASKGYPNEYEKGQPIGTLSARIEDAVIFHAGTKKAEDQFVTNGGRVLVVSGYGDTIREAQVKAYELVEKISAPALFHRNDIGHKAIKHGVS; encoded by the coding sequence ATGAAAGTTCTTATTATTGGACAAGGTGGACGTGAGCATGCACTTGTATGGAAGGCTGCACAGAGTAACCTTGTAGAGGAAGTCTTTGTTGCACCAGGAAATGATGGAATGAATGAACTTGCTACAAGAGTAGCAATTAGTGAAAATGACAACAAAGGGCTGTTAGATTTTGCAAAAGAGCAAAACATCGACTTAACGATTGTTGGCCCTGAAGTTCCATTATTAAATGGAATTGTGAATGATTTTGAAGAAGCGGGACTAAAGGTATTTGGACCAAGGAAAGAGGCTGCTCTTATTGAAGGCAGTAAAAACTTTGCAAAAGAGCTCATGGTTAAATACAATATTCCAACAGCTGATTATCAAACATTTACAGATGTAAATGAAGCTAAAGCATATGTAGAAGAAAAAGGTGCACCTATTGTCATTAAAGCAGATGGATTAGCTGCAGGAAAAGGTGTAACAGTTGCAGAAACAATTGATGTTGCACTTGAAACGTTGACTGAAATGCTTGAGGATGCAAAGTTTGGAGAAGCGTCTTCCTCTGTTGTTGTTGAAGAATTTCTCGCTGGAGAAGAATTTTCTTTAATGGCATTTGTAAAGGGAGAAAACGTATATCCAATGGTGATTGCGCAAGACCATAAGCGTGCATATGACAATGATGAGGGACCAAATACTGGAGGCATGGGAGCCTATTCACCAGTACCTCAAATTCCTCAAGCGGTAGTCGATACAGCTGTTGAAACAATCTTAAAGCCAGCAGCAAAAGCACTTGTCAGTGAAGGTCGTTCCTTTACAGGCATTTTATATGCGGGACTAATCCTTACAAATGACGGACCAAAAGTGATTGAATTCAACGCCCGTTTTGGAGATCCAGAAACACAGGTTGTACTTCCACGATTAGAGTCTGATTTAGTTGAATCATTGTTAGCAATTTTAGATGATAAACATGTTGACCTTGTTTGGTCTTCACGTGCAGTGTTGGGAGTGGTACTTGCTTCTAAAGGATATCCTAACGAGTACGAAAAAGGACAACCAATTGGAACACTTTCTGCACGTATTGAAGATGCTGTAATCTTCCATGCTGGTACGAAAAAAGCAGAAGATCAATTCGTAACAAATGGCGGCCGTGTACTCGTTGTTTCAGGATATGGTGACACAATTCGTGAAGCACAAGTAAAAGCGTATGAATTAGTAGAAAAGATATCAGCTCCTGCTCTTTTCCATCGAAATGACATTGGTCATAAAGCAATTAAACACGGCGTTTCTTAA